Proteins encoded by one window of Sorex araneus isolate mSorAra2 chromosome 3, mSorAra2.pri, whole genome shotgun sequence:
- the NHERF4 gene encoding Na(+)/H(+) exchange regulatory cofactor NHE-RF4, translating to MEAVAELPDTASLTLKFEFNPKLGIDNPALCLTEDLDPSDTGKLKPPRFCLLSKDASGNFGFHLQHHLARPQPVVSKVDPGSSAQRQGLQEGDLILGVNHNMLEQEDFAAVVRHIRASGPRVLLMVMAQHVYDVARERQGDKAPLYPTLGPEVRPRLCHVVKDEGGFGFSVTSGYGGSFWLVLSSGGAAERAGVPAGARLLEVNGASVEKLTQRKVNKKLSQSGQQVTLLVAATEVEEQCRRLGVPLAAPLAEGWTLPVRPRCLNLEKGPQGFGFLLKEEKRPDGSVGQFLREVDPGRPAEKAGMRDGDRLVAVAGDSVEGLSHEETVSRIRAQGLRVALTVVDPETDRFFNTARLSPLLFMEPTETPAAQDEASQDQTKSPPSADTPTSRAPVPGATRLCILHPGPGGGYGFWLSCVTSWPRLYISKVLPGGAADQAGLRQGDVVLEVNGCAIDDDNEMDILNLLLEADPPLSLKLAVATPGQDSREFQGEEEDWTFFSKN from the exons ATGGAGGCTGTCGCAG AGCTGCCGGACACGGCCTCGTTAACCCT GAAGTTTGAGTTCAACCCCAAACTGGGCATTGATAATCCTGCGCTCTGCTTGACTGAAGACTTGGACCCCTCAG ACACGGGGAAGTTGAAGCCACCCCGCTTCTGCCTGCTGAGCAAAGATGCCAGCGGGAACTTCGGGTTCCACCTCCAGCATCACCTGGCCCGGCCGCAGCCCGTGGTGAGCAAGGTGGACCCCGGCAGCTCTGCCCAGCGCCAGGGGCTCCAGGAAGGAGACTTGATTCTAGGGGTGAACCACAACATGCTGGAACAAGAAGACTTTGCAGCG GTGGTCCGCCACATCCGCGCCAGCGGCCCGCGCGTGCTGCTGATGGTTATGGCCCAACACGTGTACGACGTGGCCCGCGAGCGGCAGGGGGACAAGGCCCCCCTCTATCCCACACTTGGCCCAGAGGTCCGGCCCCGGCTGTGCCACGTCGTGAAAGATGAAGGCGGCTTCGGCTTCAGCGTCACCTCGG GATACGGAGGTTCTTTCTGGCTGGTGCTGAGTTCCGGAGGGGCAGCTGAGCGGGCAGGGGTCCCCGCCGGGGCCCGGCTGCTGGAAGTGAATGGGGCGAGCGTGGAGAAGCTCACTCAGCGGAAAGTCAACAAGAAG CTGTCGCAGAGTGGACAGCAAGTGACCCTACTGGTGGCAGCAACCGAGGTGGAGGAACAGTGCCGCCGGCTAGGGGTGCCACTGGCTGCCCCGCTGGCAGAGGGCTGGACACTGCCCGTCAGGCCCCGTTGCCTGAACTTGGAGAAGGGGCCCCAAGGCTTCGGCTTCCTgctgaaggaggagaagaggccTGATGGCAGCGTAG GGCAGTTCCTGCGGGAAGTGGACCCTGGCCGGCCAGCCGAGAAGGCGGGGATGCGTGACGGGGACCGGCTAGTGGCTGTGGCTGGGGACAGCGTGGAGGGGCTGAGCCACGAGGAGACAGTGTCCCGGATCCGGGCGCAGGGACTCCGCGTGGCGCTCACTGTGGTGGACCCCGAGACTGACCGCTTCTTCAACACG GCCCGCCTGTCCCCACTCCTCTTCATGGAACCCACCGAAACACCTGCCGCTCAGGATGAAGCATCTCAGGACCAGACTAAGTCTCCGCCAAGTGCAGACACCCCAACCTCCAGGGCCCCAGTCCCAGGGGCCACCCGCCTGTGTATCCTGCACCCCGGGCCTGGCGGTGGCTATGGATTCTGGCTCTCCTGTGTGACCAGCTGGCCGCGATTATACATCTCCAAG GTGCTCCCAGGAGGAGCCGCGGACCAAGCAGGCCTGCGGCAGGGAGACGTGGTTCTGGAAGTGAACGGGTGTGCCATTGACGATGATAACGAGATGGACATTCTGAACCTGCTCCTTGAGGCTGATCCACCCCTGTCCCTGAAGCTGGCAGTGGCCACGCCTGGCCAGGACTCAAGGGAGttccagggggaagaggag GACTGGACCTTCTTCTCGAAGAATTAG
- the CCDC153 gene encoding coiled-coil domain-containing protein 153, whose amino-acid sequence MPPKAKDKRVKRGAQKKKKEAGVEVEAEARLRQAVLEQELLRDQLALRRDEARRAKASEEQLKQRLHRLEAELDQARSEGKAVYAEMNRQRRALQEKLDTRCGQLEDQVRNLREQLETCQREAEAERKEAERALGERERTLEQLRAHVVDMEAKYEEVLQGNLDRLLAKMRLVKPEWDGAAQRLHAHHKEQLRQFGLNPLDL is encoded by the exons ATGCCACCTAAGGCCAAAGATAAAAGGGTGAAACGGGGGgcacagaagaagaaaaaggaagcgGGTGTTG AGGTGGAGGCCGAGGCCAGGCTCAGGCAGGCAGTGCTGGAGCAGGAGCTGCTTCGGGACCAGCTGG CTTTGCGGAGAGATGAAGCCCGCAGGGCCAAGGCTTCCGAAGAGCAGCTGAAGCAAAGGCTGCATAGGCTGGAGGCCGAGCTGGACCAGGCCCGGAGTGAAGGGAAGGCCGTCTACGCAG AGATGAACCGCCAGCGCCGGGCCCTCCAGGAAAAGCTGGACACCCGCTGCGGGCAGCTGGAGGACCAAGTGCGGAACCTCCGGGAGCAGCTCG AGACGTGCCAGCGGGAGGCAGAGGCCGAGCGGAAGGAGGCCGAGCGGGCCCTGGGGGAGCGGGAGCGGACGCTGGAGCAGTTGCGGGCCCACGTGGTGGACATGGAGGCCAAGTACGAAGAGGTCCTGCAG GGAAACCTGGACCGGCTCCTGGCCAAGATGCGCCTGGTCAAGCCTGAGTGGGACGGGGCCGCTCAGAGGCTCCACGCACACCACAAGGAGCAGCTCCGCCAGTTCGGACTCAACCCCCTGGATCTCTGA